A region of Leptospiraceae bacterium DNA encodes the following proteins:
- the recN gene encoding DNA repair protein RecN, whose amino-acid sequence MLKRLTVKDFALIESAELDFSSGLISITGESGSGKSLFLDSISSILGGRCHTGNIRTGAKKYILEAIFDVSKNNPVRSWLAEKGFEEEDGEIILRKELNSEGRSRIQIGGSLSPLSLLKELGSMLSEIHRQNDQLALFQKEEQLNLLDAYADLEGLREDFSLSYRAYVSLKRHIEQFEKAGEERLKHIENLRFQLEELSSAKLEPEEENTLSIEENRLIHAEKLSENYSFLSYHLHDSDDNLIQLMSKIAATASKIESIDPEFAACYEEIQGIYSGLKEVYAQVQEKSEDIFYSQEQLDAIQKRLNEINRLKKKYRMDLTGLVQYQDKLEEDLEKLSTEDSTNGNLQKELQVQIKKLAELALELSVKRKKAITQLEKEMKEELLALGMRDASFTVRLQWEASEEGEVSEQGKMYRLKDTGLDSIEFFFTANKGEKLQSLKKVASGGEASRLMLAIKCIMEKKHSGRLLVFDEIDAGIGGETARVLASRVKKLAKHNQVILITHLQQVAAVTEEQVRIKKITQGERTISVLKKLDEKERPEELAKMISGEKFSNSALEHAKELLFRPAV is encoded by the coding sequence ATGTTAAAGCGTTTAACGGTTAAAGACTTTGCTCTTATCGAAAGTGCTGAATTGGATTTCTCCTCAGGTCTAATTTCTATCACGGGAGAATCAGGTTCAGGTAAGTCACTTTTCTTAGATTCCATTTCCTCAATTCTCGGTGGAAGGTGTCATACGGGAAATATACGTACAGGTGCTAAAAAATATATACTCGAAGCCATATTTGATGTTAGTAAGAATAATCCAGTCAGAAGCTGGCTCGCCGAAAAAGGTTTTGAGGAAGAAGATGGAGAAATTATTTTAAGAAAAGAGCTGAACTCCGAGGGTCGATCTCGGATACAAATTGGGGGTTCTCTCAGCCCTCTTTCCCTATTAAAAGAATTGGGAAGTATGCTTTCTGAAATCCATAGACAAAATGATCAGCTTGCATTATTTCAAAAAGAAGAGCAGTTAAATCTATTGGATGCATATGCCGATCTGGAGGGCTTAAGGGAAGACTTTAGCCTTTCTTATCGAGCCTATGTTTCTTTAAAACGTCATATTGAGCAATTTGAAAAAGCGGGAGAGGAGAGGCTAAAGCACATAGAAAATTTGCGCTTCCAATTAGAAGAATTATCTTCTGCTAAATTAGAACCGGAAGAAGAGAATACTCTTTCTATAGAAGAAAATAGACTGATTCATGCTGAAAAGCTTTCAGAGAATTACTCATTCCTATCCTATCATTTGCATGATTCAGATGATAATCTCATTCAGCTTATGTCAAAAATCGCAGCGACAGCCTCAAAGATAGAAAGTATCGATCCGGAGTTTGCAGCCTGCTATGAAGAAATACAGGGGATTTATTCTGGTTTAAAAGAAGTCTATGCCCAGGTTCAAGAAAAGAGTGAAGATATTTTTTATTCCCAGGAACAACTGGATGCTATTCAAAAGCGTTTGAATGAGATAAACAGGCTTAAAAAGAAATACAGGATGGATCTCACAGGACTTGTTCAATACCAGGATAAGTTAGAAGAAGATTTAGAAAAATTGAGTACAGAAGATTCTACAAATGGAAATTTGCAAAAGGAATTACAGGTTCAAATCAAAAAACTGGCAGAATTAGCTCTTGAATTGAGTGTAAAGAGAAAGAAAGCCATCACTCAATTAGAGAAAGAAATGAAAGAAGAACTGCTTGCACTCGGAATGAGAGACGCTTCTTTTACTGTCCGATTGCAATGGGAAGCTTCTGAGGAAGGGGAAGTTTCTGAACAGGGGAAAATGTATCGTTTGAAAGATACAGGACTGGATTCCATCGAATTTTTCTTCACTGCCAATAAGGGAGAAAAGCTTCAATCTTTAAAAAAAGTCGCTTCGGGTGGAGAAGCCTCTCGCTTAATGTTGGCTATCAAGTGTATTATGGAGAAGAAGCATAGTGGAAGATTATTAGTTTTTGATGAAATCGACGCGGGTATTGGGGGAGAAACAGCCAGAGTGTTGGCCTCAAGAGTAAAGAAACTGGCAAAGCATAATCAGGTTATTTTAATTACCCATCTTCAGCAGGTAGCAGCTGTTACGGAAGAACAGGTAAGAATTAAAAAAATAACACAGGGAGAGAGAACCATATCTGTATTAAAAAAACTGGATGAAAAGGAGCGCCCTGAAGAATTAGCAAAAATGATTTCTGGAGAGAAGTTTTCAAATAGTGCATTGGAACATGCAAAAGAATTATTATTCAGACCGGCAGTATAG
- a CDS encoding caspase family protein: MKFLILFISIFTYFLSIFAEEKPVTTSKGLYLKTKQEIQEWKNSARYALVIGVNDYLNMNRLKFAAGDAKKMYLSLKQVGEFQEVVLMNDFQEKDSLKPYYNNIMKQYKRLIDKNPSLLLIYFSGHGFMNVKGENVVATLNSDVKQNKEVLNLTSLIKQAKDKGIGQVVFFVDACREQLEEGKKNVRKSQSFSKIREEAVNAKGWAIMVGTSPGDYSYEDNELNSGIFSHFLVEGLNGGFQKEGGLYEYLTFQDLKNYVDKKMRKYIKKSNREKQKPYIVGDFTGDFLISTRVPENSIRYEKYLIGQDRDNKYIRILYDTKQRKIEEAFFTITDAREYIKADVNGIARISFDYGKSYFKASQYNLKGEFIFEHGLSIEKNKIILKYSGGQKFYKEVYDKNLLLLNKTEYKDKADKIGTTIFIKRTGSLLYSMEESFYKDEKYTQKIVNEEGIFKIKYKFLNGNLIEKSYYDDSENFKKDKWGIAKYEYKYKGAYRILEAYYNEKNKLTPGQEGIAKYTFTYQEDKLLETRLYNEEDKLLQDEERIAIIKNTYRDKNLIDTRYFNGDGKPLENSYGYARIRYKYDSKSKRIEEKFYNRNDELIKEGIAFKLYSYSSSGEKLGEAYFDHKNKLYSDRFFRIAKYTYLYDEKGRKIKEEYYGRDGAFLETEACKKVFNYDSEGKLVSEIYLDKNNQKSQNAGQVSEIKYMYYKQKSNKRTLLKEKVFIDLAGKPLSSGVSRIRFTYNERGILLGEEKIYGDKRIYSGDYRLLYTLPNNNRIIELNLDSYYRPYKLSFLELTHHNER, encoded by the coding sequence ATGAAGTTTTTGATTTTATTTATCAGTATTTTTACATATTTCTTATCCATATTTGCAGAAGAAAAGCCTGTAACAACTAGTAAGGGACTATATTTAAAAACAAAACAAGAAATCCAGGAGTGGAAAAACTCAGCCAGATATGCTCTTGTAATCGGGGTGAATGATTATCTGAATATGAATAGACTCAAGTTTGCTGCGGGTGATGCAAAGAAAATGTATCTTTCTTTAAAACAGGTAGGGGAGTTTCAGGAAGTTGTGCTTATGAATGACTTTCAAGAAAAGGACTCTCTGAAACCCTATTACAATAATATAATGAAACAATACAAAAGACTTATAGATAAGAATCCTTCCTTACTGCTCATTTACTTTTCCGGACACGGTTTTATGAATGTTAAAGGGGAAAATGTGGTAGCAACCTTAAATTCAGATGTAAAGCAAAATAAGGAAGTCCTGAACTTAACCAGTCTTATCAAACAGGCAAAAGATAAGGGGATCGGGCAGGTGGTATTCTTTGTAGATGCCTGTAGGGAGCAACTCGAAGAGGGCAAAAAAAATGTAAGGAAATCTCAAAGCTTTAGTAAAATACGGGAAGAAGCTGTGAATGCAAAAGGCTGGGCAATTATGGTAGGAACCAGTCCCGGTGATTATTCATATGAGGATAATGAATTAAATTCAGGAATATTTTCTCATTTTTTGGTAGAGGGTTTAAACGGAGGATTTCAAAAAGAAGGAGGTTTGTATGAGTATCTGACATTTCAGGATTTGAAAAACTATGTAGATAAAAAAATGAGAAAGTATATTAAAAAAAGTAATCGAGAAAAGCAAAAACCTTATATTGTAGGAGATTTTACGGGTGACTTTTTAATTTCTACGAGAGTTCCGGAAAATTCAATACGTTACGAAAAATATTTAATAGGTCAAGATCGAGATAATAAGTATATACGAATACTCTATGATACGAAACAACGGAAAATAGAAGAAGCTTTTTTTACAATAACCGATGCCAGAGAATACATAAAAGCAGATGTAAACGGAATTGCGAGGATCTCTTTTGATTACGGGAAAAGTTATTTCAAAGCTTCTCAATATAATCTGAAAGGAGAGTTTATATTTGAACATGGTCTTAGTATAGAGAAAAATAAAATAATATTAAAATATTCAGGTGGACAAAAGTTCTACAAGGAAGTCTACGATAAAAATCTACTGTTATTAAATAAGACGGAATATAAGGATAAAGCTGATAAAATCGGAACTACAATCTTTATAAAAAGAACTGGATCCTTACTCTATTCTATGGAAGAATCCTTTTATAAAGATGAGAAGTATACGCAAAAGATAGTAAATGAAGAAGGGATTTTTAAAATAAAGTATAAATTTCTAAATGGAAACCTGATTGAAAAATCCTATTACGATGATTCTGAAAACTTCAAAAAAGATAAGTGGGGAATCGCTAAATACGAATATAAATATAAAGGTGCGTACAGAATATTAGAAGCATACTACAATGAAAAAAACAAATTAACTCCCGGTCAGGAAGGTATTGCCAAATATACCTTTACATATCAAGAAGACAAATTATTGGAAACAAGGTTATATAATGAAGAGGATAAACTTCTACAGGATGAAGAAAGGATTGCAATTATAAAAAACACCTATAGAGATAAAAATTTAATAGATACACGGTATTTTAATGGAGATGGGAAACCGCTTGAAAATTCTTATGGTTATGCCCGGATTCGTTATAAATATGATTCAAAATCAAAACGAATCGAAGAAAAATTCTATAATAGGAATGATGAACTTATTAAAGAAGGAATTGCATTTAAGTTGTACAGCTACAGTTCTTCCGGAGAAAAACTCGGTGAAGCCTATTTTGATCATAAGAATAAACTTTATTCCGATAGATTTTTCCGAATCGCAAAGTATACGTATCTATACGATGAAAAAGGAAGAAAAATTAAAGAAGAATACTACGGAAGAGATGGAGCTTTCTTAGAAACAGAGGCCTGTAAAAAGGTATTTAACTATGATAGTGAGGGAAAACTTGTATCAGAAATTTATCTGGATAAGAATAATCAAAAATCTCAGAATGCAGGACAGGTAAGTGAAATTAAATATATGTATTATAAGCAAAAATCTAACAAACGTACACTGCTTAAAGAAAAAGTTTTTATAGATCTTGCCGGTAAACCTCTTTCTTCCGGAGTGTCCAGAATTCGATTTACCTATAATGAAAGAGGAATTTTACTCGGAGAAGAGAAGATATATGGTGATAAGCGAATATATTCAGGTGATTATAGACTTCTGTATACACTACCTAATAATAATCGAATAATTGAGCTAAATTTGGATTCCTATTATAGACCGTATAAATTGTCTTTTTTAGAATTAACCCATCATAATGAACGATAA
- a CDS encoding Ig-like domain-containing protein, with the protein MKRQVFYIILMFFTFSCTGGAYEEIRKYLEGEKKTLSHLLSLSSPPSSVVYKELTVVLTNPYHTETKVSLTKEISVSFSENILSETVSEESFSVYDNSNTIIQGTISVLGANLGFKPEKAWNPETQYTVKLKTGIKSVSGQALSTEYVFSFTSLSSDREAPILVSTAPEHDADNIPIDTVITLTYNEAIIVDPACCILSVNGDVIAGTVEVEDKVIRFIPSINLLAEYEHTFTILPGVRDSEGNQTESSYSFTFFTKDTLPPKLVKTYPKQNMYGASIRRKVELEYDEGINASSVTGKVRLKKGDIAIPAELEVRGSVIYLIPADILEEKTVYSIEIDAGIADVYGNQTTEAIQYLFKTGIPMQLSSYGNHTCALLPDGKIRCWGLNNHGQLGHFDSITVNDATKSKVLNLEEPAIQISCGYEHTCALLESGGVKCWGRGSEGQLGYGNYDDIKDVEKALYLNLKKEVKKIEAGYDVTCALYTSGSFICWGNSESGLLGWEDTSNLFNLPDDVNDVYLRGKEIILNKKVRDISVSYLHSCLILEDGSFRCWGLDKSTIGFLGYPGYPLYFTPIGLDDIVLNKEVIQIETGYDFSCSLKDDKQVRCWGKSDKYQSGVFANDLNDATNLNDLELSGNILQIATGFKHSCALLENYKITCWGLNNSHQVSPMSLNSIYPVLLESEKTCVQVIAGIYHSCAVMLDDSITCWGNNTEGQLGHVYSEGNENIDINHSQIFDFRGIE; encoded by the coding sequence ATGAAAAGACAGGTATTTTATATTATTCTTATGTTCTTTACATTTAGCTGTACAGGTGGAGCTTATGAAGAAATCAGAAAATATTTAGAAGGAGAAAAGAAGACCTTGAGTCACCTTCTAAGTCTTTCTTCTCCTCCTTCTTCTGTAGTCTATAAAGAGCTGACGGTTGTTTTGACGAACCCTTATCATACAGAAACTAAAGTCTCTCTTACAAAAGAAATTTCTGTTTCCTTTTCAGAGAATATACTTTCCGAAACAGTAAGCGAAGAAAGCTTTAGTGTATATGATAATTCTAATACAATAATACAGGGAACGATTAGTGTTTTGGGTGCTAACCTCGGCTTTAAACCGGAAAAAGCATGGAATCCGGAAACACAGTATACAGTAAAACTCAAAACAGGTATAAAAAGTGTTAGCGGACAGGCACTATCCACCGAATATGTATTTAGCTTTACAAGCCTCAGCTCTGATAGGGAAGCTCCAATACTTGTAAGCACCGCACCCGAACACGATGCAGACAACATTCCTATAGATACTGTGATAACCCTTACATATAATGAGGCGATAATAGTTGATCCAGCCTGTTGTATTCTTTCAGTCAACGGAGATGTGATAGCGGGAACAGTAGAAGTGGAAGATAAAGTAATTCGTTTTATTCCTTCCATAAATCTTCTTGCAGAATACGAGCATACCTTTACCATACTTCCCGGTGTCCGGGATTCGGAAGGGAATCAAACAGAGTCTTCCTATAGTTTTACTTTTTTTACAAAAGATACTCTTCCTCCGAAACTTGTAAAGACCTATCCAAAACAAAATATGTACGGAGCTTCTATACGCAGAAAAGTCGAATTAGAGTATGATGAAGGCATAAACGCAAGTTCTGTCACAGGAAAAGTTCGGCTTAAGAAAGGAGATATAGCTATACCTGCGGAATTGGAAGTCAGGGGTTCTGTTATTTATTTAATACCTGCTGATATACTGGAAGAAAAAACCGTTTACAGTATAGAGATAGATGCGGGCATAGCCGATGTGTATGGAAATCAAACAACTGAAGCCATCCAATACTTATTTAAAACCGGAATTCCCATGCAGCTTTCGTCCTATGGGAATCATACCTGTGCACTATTACCGGATGGAAAAATTCGCTGCTGGGGACTTAATAACCACGGACAACTCGGTCATTTTGATTCGATTACGGTAAACGATGCCACGAAGTCCAAAGTCTTAAACCTTGAAGAACCTGCCATACAGATTTCCTGCGGCTATGAGCACACCTGTGCTCTTCTCGAAAGCGGTGGTGTCAAATGCTGGGGCAGAGGCAGTGAAGGACAACTGGGCTATGGAAATTATGATGATATAAAAGATGTAGAAAAGGCTTTATATCTTAATTTAAAAAAAGAAGTAAAAAAAATTGAAGCCGGCTATGATGTTACCTGTGCTCTTTACACCTCCGGAAGTTTTATTTGTTGGGGAAATTCAGAATCAGGTTTATTAGGTTGGGAAGATACATCCAATCTCTTTAATTTACCTGATGATGTAAATGATGTCTATCTTCGCGGAAAAGAAATTATCTTAAATAAAAAAGTGAGAGATATTTCAGTTAGTTATTTACACTCTTGTTTAATACTGGAAGATGGTTCTTTTCGTTGCTGGGGTTTAGATAAGTCTACAATTGGTTTTTTAGGTTATCCCGGCTATCCTCTTTATTTTACTCCGATTGGTTTGGATGATATAGTTTTGAATAAAGAAGTGATTCAGATAGAAACAGGTTATGATTTTAGTTGTTCCTTAAAAGATGATAAGCAAGTGCGATGTTGGGGAAAAAGTGATAAATATCAATCAGGAGTATTTGCCAATGATTTAAACGATGCAACAAATTTAAATGATCTAGAACTTTCTGGAAATATTTTACAAATAGCTACGGGATTTAAGCATTCCTGTGCACTTCTGGAGAATTATAAAATTACATGTTGGGGCTTGAATAACTCACATCAGGTCAGTCCTATGAGTCTTAATAGTATTTATCCTGTTTTATTAGAAAGTGAAAAGACTTGTGTTCAGGTAATTGCTGGAATATACCACTCTTGTGCTGTAATGTTAGATGATTCTATTACATGTTGGGGAAACAACACAGAAGGACAATTGGGGCATGTATATTCAGAAGGAAATGAAAATATTGATATAAATCATTCACAAATTTTTGATTTTAGGGGTATTGAATAA
- a CDS encoding ATP-binding protein has product MTLDSLKYQRILDERLKKHFSHYREVLILLGPRQAGKTTLLQRVFPEAQYYLVDNEPVRKLLESYDVKTYSTFIRPNSSVIIDESHLLNNPGRMAKIIHDQIPGVKLILTGSSSFHLKKGTQESLAGRKIDYNLFPLTLEEYLFQTGIEPEIQFNLFHNLFSNEKETIPKLYDLKAILENLLIYGLFPNSINHPQDRLYLKNFVDSIIYKDLLGTGLIENQRVASDLLKLLAYQIGNLVNYSELATKLGVDQRTIKRYIQIFEDSFLIVRIPPFIPNPRDAVVKSDKIYFLDLGIRNALLEDYNDIRLRPDAGALFENFIIIEVLKANLYMNANYHLHFWRSRQGSEVDLILTKGKEIYAVEIKMSKQKKNRAFMNKFPEAKFTSITMENLL; this is encoded by the coding sequence ATGACATTAGATAGCTTAAAATATCAAAGAATTCTGGACGAGAGGCTAAAAAAGCACTTTTCCCACTACAGGGAAGTGTTAATCCTTTTAGGACCGAGGCAGGCGGGGAAAACAACTCTTCTGCAAAGAGTTTTTCCCGAGGCTCAGTATTACCTTGTCGACAACGAACCGGTTAGAAAGCTCCTCGAATCCTATGATGTGAAAACCTATTCTACCTTTATCCGACCCAATTCAAGTGTAATTATCGATGAAAGTCATCTATTGAATAATCCGGGAAGGATGGCGAAAATCATCCATGACCAAATTCCGGGTGTTAAGCTCATCCTCACAGGTTCTTCTTCTTTTCATTTGAAAAAAGGAACCCAGGAAAGTCTTGCAGGAAGAAAAATTGATTATAACTTATTCCCTCTAACATTGGAAGAATATCTTTTTCAAACAGGGATTGAACCGGAAATACAATTTAATCTATTTCATAATCTTTTCTCAAACGAAAAAGAAACCATTCCAAAACTATATGATCTCAAAGCTATATTAGAAAACCTGCTTATTTATGGACTCTTCCCAAATTCAATCAATCACCCGCAGGACAGGTTATACTTAAAAAACTTTGTCGATAGTATTATCTATAAAGACTTATTGGGAACAGGACTGATTGAAAATCAGAGAGTAGCTTCCGATTTATTAAAGCTATTAGCGTATCAGATAGGAAATCTTGTGAATTATTCTGAACTTGCTACGAAACTCGGGGTTGATCAACGAACAATAAAACGTTATATTCAAATATTTGAAGATAGCTTTTTAATTGTTCGTATTCCACCATTTATACCCAACCCCAGAGATGCTGTAGTCAAATCTGATAAAATCTATTTCTTAGATCTTGGCATACGGAATGCATTATTAGAGGATTATAATGATATTCGACTCAGACCCGATGCAGGAGCTTTATTTGAAAATTTTATTATTATAGAAGTATTGAAAGCTAATCTTTATATGAATGCAAACTATCATTTACACTTCTGGAGAAGCAGACAGGGTTCTGAAGTAGATCTAATTCTAACAAAAGGAAAAGAAATTTATGCTGTTGAAATTAAAATGTCCAAACAAAAAAAGAACCGGGCTTTTATGAATAAATTTCCTGAAGCAAAATTTACTTCTATTACTATGGAGAACTTGCTGTGA